A genome region from Hevea brasiliensis isolate MT/VB/25A 57/8 chromosome 9, ASM3005281v1, whole genome shotgun sequence includes the following:
- the LOC110652934 gene encoding protein C2-DOMAIN ABA-RELATED 4, with product MENLLGLLRIHVHRGVNLAVRDVMSSDPYVVVKMGKQKLKTRVVKKNVNPEWNEDLTLSIDNPNLPIKIGVYDKDTFSRDDKMGDAEFDIRPFLEAVKMRLESLPSGTIIIRIPPSRQNCLAEESHIIWANGKVVQNMFLRLRNVECGEVELQLQWIDIPGSRGL from the exons ATGGAAAACCTTTTGGGTCTTCTCAGAATTCATGTTCACAGAGGAGTGAATCTTGCTGTCAGAGATGTCATGAGCAGTGACCCTTATGTTGTGGTCAAGATGGGCAAACAG AAACTGAAGACTCGCGTGGTGAAGAAAAATGTCAATCCTGAGTGGAATGAAGACTTGACTCTTTCCATTGATAACCCCAATCTTCCAATCAAGATT GGAGTTTATGATAAGGACACATTCAGCCGAGATGACAAAATGGGAGATGCAGAGTTTGATATCCGTCCATTTCTGGAAGCTGTAAAGATGCGCCTAGAAAGCCTCCCCAGTGGAACCATAATAATAAGAATCCCACCAAGCAGGCAAAATTGCCTAGCTGAAGAAAGCCACATTATCTGGGCTAATGGCAAGGTGGTTCAGAACATGTTTCTTAGACTGCGAAATGTAGAGTGCGGCGAAGTGGAACTCCAGTTGCAGTGGATTGATATTCCAGGTTCTAGGGGTTTGTAG